A section of the Clostridium sp. TW13 genome encodes:
- a CDS encoding MerR family transcriptional regulator yields the protein MNTNEVCRNLNLTVKSLIVYESYGIVIPKREKNNYRNYSEEDLNKLRTVILLRELGFSLKDIKKLMDKSDNENQEFTRGLYLQLKAVERKIFELNNVKDTLINNIDKLLEADTETDKKSFLDNVDISIKDNRTERIRWINMLEFDNKAVKFDKMVRDRLDDELGLFEKYDEVLSLVREKITKSKAKTVVDIGCGTGNLCGELSSEIDILGIDQSLEMILQAKKKYKHLKFKLGNFLDKPIEKSYVDVLVSTYAFHGLTSDEKKEALENMMEYIKDDGKIIIADFMFSNNEEREKCRKNLLGKGRQDLWEVIESKHYTNLVELKAYVYSLNYKIYSEHIVNFTWIVEIEKNKEQKD from the coding sequence ATGAATACGAATGAGGTATGTAGAAATCTTAATTTAACAGTTAAGTCCTTAATTGTTTATGAAAGTTATGGAATAGTGATCCCTAAAAGAGAAAAAAATAATTATAGAAATTATAGTGAAGAAGATTTAAATAAGTTAAGAACTGTAATCTTACTTAGAGAATTAGGATTCTCATTAAAAGATATAAAAAAGCTTATGGATAAAAGTGATAATGAAAATCAAGAATTTACTAGGGGACTGTACCTTCAACTTAAAGCAGTAGAGAGAAAAATTTTTGAATTGAATAATGTAAAAGATACACTGATAAATAATATAGATAAATTATTAGAAGCTGATACAGAGACAGATAAGAAATCCTTCCTAGATAATGTTGATATAAGTATAAAAGACAATAGGACAGAGAGAATAAGGTGGATAAATATGTTGGAATTTGATAATAAGGCAGTTAAGTTTGACAAAATGGTTAGAGATAGGTTAGATGATGAGCTTGGTTTATTTGAGAAATATGATGAAGTGCTATCCTTAGTAAGAGAGAAGATAACTAAGAGTAAAGCTAAAACTGTAGTTGATATAGGCTGTGGCACAGGAAATCTATGCGGTGAATTAAGCAGTGAAATAGATATACTAGGAATTGATCAGAGTCTAGAGATGATTTTGCAGGCAAAAAAGAAATATAAACATTTAAAATTTAAATTGGGTAATTTTTTAGACAAACCTATAGAAAAAAGTTATGTTGATGTGTTAGTTTCAACATATGCTTTTCACGGCTTAACTTCCGATGAGAAGAAAGAGGCATTGGAAAATATGATGGAGTATATAAAAGATGATGGGAAGATAATCATTGCAGATTTTATGTTTTCTAATAATGAAGAAAGAGAAAAGTGTAGAAAGAATCTTTTGGGAAAAGGTAGGCAGGATTTATGGGAGGTAATAGAATCTAAGCATTATACAAACTTAGTTGAATTAAAGGCATATGTATATTCATTAAATTATAAGATTTACAGTGAACATATAGTTAATTTTACATGGATAGTTGAGATTGAAAAAAATAAAGAGCAGAAGGATTAA
- a CDS encoding CAP domain-containing protein: protein MKNNKIIKVLATSGVILSLGMAAFGVSKVNNTTAANSAVQTKAQALNANNTNLVGTTANTKDIKDLNIAQNSSTKNGTSNCPASSNAATVANNSKVGVQAAPNNGTANKVTIFSNDQAGNCSNSASNWTSYFKSNTTKQTTNGSTAKSPSTSTSTATKPSTTTQSTASSDKFIAEIEQLIFNKVNQERAKAGVPQLSYNSTMEHYARIKSQDMGDRGYFDHKNPEGKLMADIMKADGVNYMAWGENIAYIGGVTGNSTLADNFMTNWMNSPGHRANILSTNFSSIGIGVYKIGDTYYATQEFYK, encoded by the coding sequence ATGAAAAATAATAAAATCATAAAAGTATTAGCTACATCAGGAGTAATTTTAAGCCTAGGTATGGCTGCTTTCGGAGTTTCCAAGGTTAATAATACAACAGCAGCTAATTCAGCTGTGCAAACGAAGGCACAAGCTCTAAATGCAAATAATACAAATTTAGTTGGTACAACAGCAAATACAAAAGATATTAAAGATTTAAATATAGCCCAAAATTCATCAACTAAAAATGGTACAAGCAATTGTCCAGCATCTTCAAATGCAGCAACAGTAGCTAATAATTCGAAAGTTGGTGTACAAGCTGCACCAAATAATGGAACAGCAAATAAGGTTACAATATTTTCAAATGATCAAGCAGGAAACTGTAGTAATTCAGCAAGTAATTGGACAAGTTACTTTAAATCAAATACTACAAAACAAACGACTAATGGTTCTACTGCAAAATCACCAAGTACTAGTACATCAACTGCTACTAAACCAAGTACAACAACTCAAAGTACAGCTTCAAGTGATAAATTTATAGCAGAAATAGAACAACTAATATTTAATAAGGTTAACCAAGAAAGAGCAAAAGCAGGTGTTCCACAATTAAGTTACAATTCAACAATGGAGCATTATGCAAGAATTAAATCTCAAGACATGGGGGATAGAGGTTACTTTGACCACAAAAATCCTGAAGGTAAACTTATGGCTGACATAATGAAGGCTGATGGAGTTAATTACATGGCTTGGGGAGAAAATATAGCTTACATTGGTGGCGTGACAGGAAACTCTACTTTAGCTGATAACTTTATGACAAACTGGATGAACTCACCAGGACATAGAGCTAACATATTATCAACAAACTTTAGTAGTATAGGAATTGGAGTTTATAAGATAGGCGACACATACTATGCAACTCAGGAGTTCTATAAATAA